AATTTATGGAAGACAGAAGATCATTTTTGAAAAAAGCGGGTATTGTTGGATCAGCATTCGTTTTGGGGCTAAACCCTCTCATGAGTACTGGGAAGAATTCAATGGTGAAAATTGCCATCGTAGGTACGGGTAGCAGGGGTAAATTCTTGCTTAATTTCCTGCTGTCCATACAAAAAGAAAATCCATTCGAAATCACAGCCCTCTGCGACAATTATACTCCTAATTTGACATCAGGACTCAAGCAATGTACCGAGCAGGGTGTTGATCCGGCCACTTATTCGGATTTCCGCAAAATGATTGCCGAGCATGAGCTTGATGGGGTGGTGATCACCACTCCTTTGCACACTCATGCCGAAATAGCTGTTTACGCCATGAAAGCCGGGATTCATGTAATGTGTGAAAAAGCGATGGCCCGAACGCTTGAGGATACCAAACAGATGTTGGACGTACAGCAGGCGACCGGAAAAATTCTGCTCATCGGACATCAGCGTACCTTCAATCCTAAATATATACAGGCGATGGCGCAGATCCATGCGGGGAAATTAGGAACCATCGGACAGATAAAAGCCTATTGGCATAGGAATAATGATTGGCGACGGAAGGTGCCTGAAGGAAAGCCAGAGCTTGAAAAGCAGATTAACTGGCGACTGTACAGGGAGTTTTCTGCGGGACTTTTTACTGAGCTGATGACACATCAATTGCAGGTGGCAAATTGGGCTTTGCAGGCTTCACCGGTATCGGTTCGGGCTTCGGGAAGCATCCGTTTTTGGAAGGATGGCCGAGAGGTAGAAGACAATATTGCGGTTATCTTTTCCTATGCCGACGGCACACAATTTATTTATGATTCCATGACAAGCAATAGCCTGATCGGAGTGGAAGAACAGATTATGGGCAGTAAAGGAATGATGGAGTTGGAGTCCAATCGGGTTTTCTGGGAAGCTTCCGAAAAAAAGGAACACCCAAGTGCCATTGCTCAGCTTTCAGCTCAAATCAAAAAAGGGAAAGCCGAACCGGTGATGGCGGGCGGAAGTTCTTGGAAGCTTGAAGAAGCGGCAGTTAAGGCGGACTTGCCAATCCTCGAAAATGCGTCAGACGACGATGGCTCTGCTTTATTAATGGCAGGTTTCATCAAGTTCCTGCAAGGTGAAAAATTCCCGCTATGGCTTACCTATTCCGCTTATGAGGCGAGTGCGTGGACCCTGCTTGCAGAAGAAGCAATGCTGAGTGGGAAGACGCTGAGCATGCCGGAAAAATATCAACTGTAATTCACTTTCATCCTCATCCCAAAAGGCTAATTCCATCTTTTAAGTTCACCTATGTATTTATTCAAAAATTATCCATACCGGTTCTTTCCTCTTTGCTTCTTGCTTATTTTATCAACATCGATAAAGGCGGAGGGAAGGCAAAATCCGCTTGATCTTGTAAATCCACTGATGGGCACACAATCCGATTTTCAACTGTCAAATGGAAATACCTATCCGGCTGTCGCCACTCCTTGGGGCATGAATTTTTGGACACCTCAGACCGGTAAAAATGGGGATGGTTGGGCCTATAATTATACTTCAAAAACGATTCGAGGCATCAAACAAACGCATCAGCCGAGCCCTTGGATCAACGATTACGGCGCTTTTTCCTTGATGCCGGTCAGTGGAAAAATGATCTTCAATGAAGAGGAGCGAGCATCTTGGTTTTCGCATAAAGCGGAGATTGTCCGTCCGGATTATTACAGTGTTTATTTAGCGGATCATGATGTGCGGGTAGAACTTACCCCTACGGAAAGAGGCGCTCAGTTTCGGATGAAATACCCGGAGGGGGCCGATAATTATTTAGTTATCGATGCATATCAGGGAGGATCTTATATCAAGTATTTACCCCAAAAAAAGCAGTTGATAGGCTATGCTAAAAATAACCATGGCGGAGTACCTGATAATTTTAAGAACTACTTTGTTATTCAGCTGAATGAAGAGGTAGAATATGTAAAAACTTGGAAAAATGATAAAATAACTCCTCATGATGAGCTTGAAGGAGATCACGTTGGGGCAGTCATAAAATTCAAAAACAAAGGTGGGCATAAGCGAGTGCAAGTGGCTTCGTCCTTCATTAGCTACGAGCAGGCTTACCTGAATTTGGAACGGGAAATTGGAGAAGATACTTTCGAACAGACCCGTCAGAAGGCGCAAAATAAATGGGAAAAGGAACTTGGAAGAATTCAGGTTGAAGGAGGAACTTTGGAGGAGCAAAAAACATTTTACTCTACTTTATACCGTTTACTTTTATTCCCAAGAAAATTTTATGAGCTCAACGAACAGCAAGAGGTAGTACATTACAGCCCGTACAACGGGAAGGTGTTGCCGGGATACATGTTTACTGACAATGGCTTTTGGGATACTTTCAGGGCTGTTTTTCCATTTTTCACGATCATGTATCCCGAAATGGATGCACAAATCATGGAAGGCCTCGCCAATGCATATAAAGAAAGTGGGTGGTTGCCTGAGTGGGCAAGTCCGGGTCATCGTAATTGCATGATTGGGTCTAATTCCGCTTCCTTAATCACCGATGCCTATGTCAAAGGGATTCGTGTTGATGCTATTGAAACCTTATTTGAGGCAGTTGTGAAAAACACCACAGGGCATGGACCTGTCAAATCGGTTGGGCGTTATGGTGCCGATTATTATAATGAGTTAGGTTATGTTCCTTATGATGTAGGGGTAAAAGAAAATACGGCGCGTACCCTTGAATATGCCTATGCAGATTATTGTATTTCGGTATTGGCCGATTCCTTGGGTAAGTCCAAAAAGGTAAAGCAACTGTTTCAGAGCAGAGCACAGCATTATCGCTATGTTTTTGACCCCGAAACCAAGTGGATGCGGGGAAGAAATAAAGACGGAAACTTCCAATCTCCTTTCAACCCACTGAAATGGGGCGATGCCTTCACCGAAGGGAACAGCCTGCATTATACATGGTCGGTTTTTCATGATATCAATGGGCTGATCGATTTGATGGGAGGAGAAAAAGCCTTTATCAAAAAACTTGATGAGGTATTTGATATGCCTCCGCATTACGATGCGTCTTACTATGGATTCCCTATCCATGAGATCAGGGAAATGCAGATCGCCGATATGGGAAATTATGCCCACGGCAATCAACCTATTCAGCACATGCTTTACCTGTATAATTATGCCTCTAAGCCGTGGGAAACACAACAGAAGGTGCGTCAGGTGATGAAAAAGTTGTATCAACCAACGCCTGATGGGTATTGCGGAGACGAGGACAATGGACAAACCTCCGCCTGGTATGTCTTTTCAGCCATGGGCTTCTATCCTGTTTGTCCGGGTACCACCCAATATGTGGTCGGGAGTCCGCTTTTTGATAAAGTAACGCTCTACCTCGAAAATGGCAACACCTTCGAAATTGAAGCAAAAAATAATGCTGAAAATCATCCCTTTATTCAGCAGGCAAGACTTAATGGCAAAACCTATGAGCATCACTTCATTGAGCATGCTGATATTCAAAATGGTGGAAAGCTGGAGTTTTTGATGTCGGATCAACCTAATTATCAGCGCGGATTGAAGCCGGAGGATAAGCCTTTTTCTGTTAGTGGTCCTAAAAATGAACACCTGTAATTGAGGATATTTTTTAAACGAAATAACAGGGGGACAATCCCTAAATCAACAACATTTTTCAATATAGCCTTTACATTATTTTTACCTAAATGATCAAAAAATGAACTCAAAAGTAATGATCAAGTTAATGCTATTTGTTTTTTTAAGCAATACAGCATTGGGTCAGAATGACCTTACAAAAAACATGATGATGGGCTATCAGGGCTGGTTTCTCTGCGAAGGAGATGGCTCTTCTCCGAATGAGTGGCGGCATTGGTCGCACCGACTGGAGAAGCCTAATGGAGGGAATCTGTATGTTGATATGTGGCCCGATATGAGTGAATATACCACCACATACAGCACAAATCTGACATTGGGTGGAGAAAATGCGAAAGTGTTTTCTTCTCATGATTACAGCACAACCAAACTTCACTTTGAGTGGATGCGCGATTATAATGTGAATGGCGTATATCTTCAACGTTTTCTATCAGAGGTAAAAGATGGAAGATTCTTTAATGTTCGTAATGATATTTTATCAAATGTGATCCAAGCTTCCAAAGAAACTAACAGGAAGTTTGCGCTGATGTACGATATTACGGATTGTGATAATGCGGACATTTATGAGCGTATGGTCGCTGACTGGAACCATGTCAAAAATAATTATAACCCGTTCGGACAATCATCTTATGCAAAACAGGAGAACAAGCCTGTAATCGCTATTTGGGGTTTTGGCTTTGATGATGGTCACCATGAATTTACCAATCAAAAGATTGCTGATCTTATTGATTTTTTCAAAGCAGAAGGATGTTATGTGGTAGGTGGGGTACATGGTGATTGGCTTACAGGTCAGGGGATCGCAAGTAATCATGATGATTGGGGCTGGGTTTATGAAAAGCTGAATATGATTACCCCGTGGTCTGTTGGTTCTTATGGATCAAATAGGGATGTGGATGTTTGGCAGGCGAAAATTATTGCTGATCAGAATTGGTGCCATGCAAATAATAGAAACATTGAATACATGCCTGTTATATGGCCCGGATTTTCGTGGAGTAACCGCTATCCCGGCAAAAAACTTAATCAGATACCAAGGCACGGAGGAGATTTTTATTGGCATCAAGCATACAAAGCAATTGAGGCCAATGTCGATTTTTTGTACACCGCAATGTTCGATGAACTCGATGAAGCCACCGCAATGTTCAAAATGGTATCCACCAAGGAACAATTGCCTGATGAGGCTGAAAACATACTCATCACTTTAAATCAAGATAATGAAGAGATCTTTTACCCTTCCGACTGGTATTTACAATTAGCTGACCAAGTACAGTTGATGTTGGACGGATCAACAGGCTTAAAATCAACCATTCCTATTTCACCGAATGTTTCTTCTCCCTTTTTATCAGATTGCGATCAATTAGGCAATTGGACATCTTCAGGCCAATTAAAAATCAATACCAATGATAAAAAGCAAGGTAGTGCTTCTTTGGAGTTTTCTGGAAGCGCAACAGATGAATTTCGACAAGCTTTCAATACAGGTTATTCGTCGGGCATACAGGCGAACAATGCTCAACTGCGTTTTTGGTATTATGTAAATGATGTCGATCAATTGCTATCGGACGGCCAAATTGAAATTGGTAGCGCTCGGAAAGCAGATCAAAACGAATATTCGTGGTCCTTTTCAAACTTGAGTTTGAAAAATGGATGGAATGATATCCGATTGGATATATCTGATGCATCCACTACGAACGGCTCAGCAGATTTAAATAATATCAATTGGTTTAGGATTTACGCTAATAAAAAGGGAAATATTATAAGCCGAATCGATGCTATTCAAATAGTGAATAAAAACAGTCAGGCATCCGTTTTAGATCCATGTGATGTGATATCAGGTTGGGAGACTTCACCCAATAGCATCATGCATATTAACGCAGTGGACCAGAGAGAGGGGCAAGGGTGTCTTCAGTTTGATGGAGTAGGGACTAATGAATTCTCTAAAGCATGGAGTAATCCTGTGAACGCAGCAGTAACTGTTCAAACCGGCTATTTGAAGTTTTGGTACTACATCAATGACGTCAGTAAAATTACCGGAGACAATCAGATCGAAATTGGCAGTGCCGGAAAAGCAGATACTAAGGAATTTCATTGGCATTTGACGGATTTAAACTTGATAAATGGCTGGAATAAGGTAATTCTGCCATTGGCTACTGCGAAAGTAACTAATGGGGAGCCTGACCTTACAAATATCAACTGGTTTCGAATTTATACTCAGAAAAGCGGGGTTGTAAAAACTATTATAGACCATATCAGATTTGACTCAAATCCCTCTGCGGATAATTTTAGACGATTAGCACCAACTAATGAGTCGGATATTAAGGTTTACCCTAACCCTGTAACTGATAATCATATTGCTATTGAAATCCCTTTCAATAATAAGGAGGAACATGCTTATGTCAGAATATTTGATATCAATGGAAACGAGGTTTTTCATCAGGTCTTAAGTGATGATTTCATTGGGGTGGTGGATATTGGTCATCTATCCCGACCAAGTATTTATTTTTTAATCGTCGAATACGGGGGCAAGACTTTTAACCGTCGCATCTTAATGCGATAAGATTGAAGCCACCCAAAATTCCTACAAATAACATTTTCATTATGAAACAGTGGATGATCATCTTCCTCATTGCTTTGCTCCATCCAATAAGTGGGCATTGCCAAACAAAGTTAAAACGCCCAAAATTGGTCATCGGAATTGTGGTCGATCAAATGCGTTATGATTATCTGACAAGGTTTTACGACCATTATCAGGATGAGGGTGGCTTTAAATATTTGATCAATAACGGGATCAATTTTACAGATATGCATTATAATTATGCGCCAACGACCACCGGCCCTGGGCATGCTACAATTTGGTCTGGCGCGAGTCCTGCTTTTTCGGGCATTGCCAACAATCATTTTTACCTAAGAGAGGAGGGGCGCAAGGTATATTGTGTGAATGACGAGCAGGTAAATACTATTGGCCAAAATAATGGTTCGGGTAAAAAATCACCCCATCGGATGCTGGTTTCCAATTTGGGAGATGAACTCAAACTGAGCAATAACCATCAATCGAAGGTCATCTCGGTCAGTCTGAAAGACCGCTCGGCTATTTTGCCGGCTGGATATATGGCTGATGGTGCGTATTGGTATGACGGTGGAACGGGAAATTTTGTCAGTTCTTCCTTCTATATGGATGAGCTCCCAAAGTGGGTAAAAGATTACAATCGCCTGAAGCGATCCGATGAATTGTTAAAACAACCCTGGGAACTCTTATTGCCTTCCTCGGCTTATTCGGTCTCCCTTTCAGATGATAATCCATACGAGGGGACGTTTTATGAGGAGCAAAAACCTACCTTCCCACATGATTTGCCAACGATCTCAAAAAAAATGCGGAAGGATGGGCGTTCAGCTTACTATATGCTGATGCACACCCCTCATGGTAATACCTTGGTTTCTGAAATGGCGAAGCAGGCCATCATTTCCGAGCAAATGGGCAAGCATGATTTCACCGATCTGCTGGCAATTTCTTATTCCTCAACGGATAAAATCGGACATCAATTTGCTCCGGCTTCCATGGAAATTCAGGATACTTACCTCCGGCTGGATCGTGAACTTGGCGGCCTGCTGAAATTCGTTGACCAGGAGGTTGGCATGCAGGATGTTTTGATCTTCCTGACCGCCGATCATGCGGGCGCTCAGAATGCCATGTATATGGTGGATAAAAAATTCCATAACGCCAAATATGTGCAGACTGGAGAGATGGTGAGTCATCTGCAACAAAAATTAACCGCCAAATATGGGGAAGGCAAATGGGTGCTCGATATGGAAGGGGAGCAAATTTACCTCAACAGAAAGCTGATCAATGAGAAAGGGCTTGAGCTGAATGCGGTTCAAAATTATGCCTCACAGCTCATCCTTACACAGCCGTCGGTACAGGATGCGGTGTCTCTGAATAGCTTGCAGTCTTCCTCTTATGAAAACCATTATAAGGAGCTGTTGGCCAATGGAGCACATCCGACCCGTTCGGGTGATGTTTTTATCATTTTTCACACGGGAGTAATTTTGGGCAAAGGAAAAACGGGAACATCTCATTCCATGACCTATAATTATGACACCCACGTGCCCCTGCTAATGATGGGTTTTGGCTTACCCAAAGGGGTGGAAATCAGTGATAAAACAAGGATCACTCAGATTGCCCCTACCATATCCAACAAAATGAAAATCAGCGCTCCTTCCTGTGCGTTTTCGCCTGTATTGCCTATTCATCAACTAAAAGAAACATTAACGCCATAAAATATCAATTATGAAACATCATTTTTTATGTTACCCAATATTGTTGCTGACCTTGCTGGCATGTAGCAAGTCAGAAATAAGTCGTGCTGTCAGTACGGATCGGACGGCACTACAAACCACCATCATGGAGGCCCATGAATTATTGGATAATGCTACCGAAGGTACGAAAGAAGGCTATTATGAAATCGGTGCTAAAGCCGACTTGGAGGAGGTTGTCCAAAGCTCCGAGGCAGTAATGTCGGATGTGATAGCGGAACAGCAGGCCATTGACGCTTCTACGGAAACGCTGAAAAAAGCGGTTGAGGTGTTTAAAAGCCGAAAGATCCCTGAAGGCACGACGCCATCCAACGGGAAAGTGCGCTTTGTTTTGCAGGGAGATACGCAGAAAATTGTTAATCAGGCGCCTGACAATTACCTGAAAACCATGGATGCTGTGCTCAAGGACAGCAAACTCGGAGATGTGGTTTGCTATCTGCAGATGGGAGACCTTACGGAAGATGGGCAGGAAAGCAACTGGAAGATTGTACAACAAGGGTGGAACAAGTTTGATGATTTTGCCCCCTATGTGCTGAACGTTGGCAATAATGATTTGATGAATGGTGGCGAAAGCAAATTCAATCAATATTTTCCGTTGAGTAAATTTGAAAAATGGGACTCTTTCGTCAGTAATTATGATCAACACACCAATGTTGCGCATCAGTTTTCAGCAGGAGGAGTAAAGTGGTTGATTATCTCAGTGCGTTTCGAGCGAAGCAATGCCGTTAAGCAATGGACTGAGAACTTAATTAAAGAAAATCCCGATAAAAACGTCATCCTTATTCGCCACGATGCCAATGCAGACGGCAGTGATGCCGTAATGAGCCGAAAGTACGACAATGTGGTTTTGGTTTGTTGTGGACACACCGAATCGAGTCATCAACTGCAACAACATAATTCAGGTTCGTCCTTAGGCTGGGTTAAAGTCTGTCATCACAATAAAGACCGAGACGATTATTTTTGTATCCTCGATATTGACGTAGATGCAGGAGAAATGTCCATGAGATATTACTCTCCACTAAAGGAAAGCTACGGAGATCACCTGACGCATGAGGTTACGGGTCATTATGGAAAGCCCGTCAAGTGGAAAGGATTTGAGTTTGTAGGAAAGGCGAATTAATACACATGATAGTATAAGTATCTAAGCTTATTTTATATCAATACAAATGCTTATCTGTTATGAGGTAAGCATTTGTTTTTTGTATAATGTACTGGGTTGTTGGTTAAATCAATGCTTGTATTTAACATAAGTGATATTATATACTCGATTGAAATGAGCTAAAATATGTCTACACAGTTGTATAACTTGTTAAATTTTAGTTCATTATGAAATCAACGAGACGAATCACCAAAAAAGAGCGATTGTTTTTTATCGAAAAACTGGTCTGTGGCTTCAGTACTTATGCAGAGGTTGCGGATGAGTTAAAGGTTCCTACCAAAGAAGTCCGTAAATGGCATCGTGAGTATGAGAAACAGCGTCTAACGAAAGCTTATAAAATGACTCAAGCATCACCTAAAACTGACGATCTGATTCTGCTGAAACAGCGGATCAAAGATTTGGAAAACCATATTGCTGACCAAAATATCAGCGTTGATTTTTGGAAAACCATGATCAATGTGGCCTCGAATGAAATCGGCCTTGACTTAAAAAAAAACTCAAGTTCAAGGTGATAGAAAAAATGCGTGTAGCAAAGCCTACGGTACCTTTAAAAGCTATTACTGCTCAGGTCGGACTTAGCCGAGACGCCTACTACAAGCATCAAAAGAGAACAGATAAAAAAGTGGTTATCAATCAAAAGGTGATGGATATGGTTAATGAGTTCAGAAAGAAATATGCACGACAAGGAACGGAAAAGATGTACCTTACTCTAAAGCCCAAACTTGTGGAGCAACAGATAAAAATGGGCAGATGTAAATTACATGAATTATTAAAAGCAAATGATGCATTGGTTCGGTGGCGACGCAGTGGAGCAAGAACCACTAATTCCAACCACAGATATGATTTGTTCCCTAATTTATTGTCAGACAAAGCCAACACCCCTACTGGCCCGAATCAGGTAATTCAGTCAGATATAACCTATGTACCATGCCATGGAGGCGATTTTGCCTACTTATCCCTGGTCACAGATGCTTGGTCAAAAAAAATATTGGGATGGAATTTATCTAAATCTCTCAATGCGAGTGGAGCTATTTCGGCGCTAAAAATGGCAATTCGGGCATCAGATGGAAAACTCGAAGGAGCCATTCATCATTCCGACCGTGGCGTCCAGTACTGTTGTAACAAATACCGATCAATTCTGAAAGATAATGGCCTGAAGGTATCATTAACAGAGAAATACGATCCCTACGAAAATGCCTTAGCCGAAAGAGTGAATAACACGATCAAAAATGAATATTTAAAGGCATATTACTTTCAGTTTAGCGTTGCTGCAAGAGATGTTAAAAATGCAATTGATGATTACAATAATCACCGAATGCACCGAGGATTAGGCTTTTTAAGTCCCTGCCATGCCCATGAATATGGGATAAAATTGGAACGTCCAAGCTATGAGAAAATACTAATAATCAGGGCTTCCATTTCCCCTTCATCCTAAGGCAAAAATACAATTTTTGGAAGCTGACCTCAAGGGTAAAGTGAACGGTCTCGCAAGCTCGACGCGCCCTTGACCTCAGCCACCAAAAATCGGGATGCTCCGCCAAGAGATGAGTGGAAAAAAACAGGGTCAAATCAAGCGATTGGCTCCAAAAAATGTAGACTTATTTTAGTAGATTTCAGATTGCATCGTCCTAAATACAGTTGGCAACTATTTCATAAATGATTGATATAAAATAAAATACAAGTGAGTATGACTGAAAGTTATGACCCCTATCAAAATGCCGTTGCAGAACGAGTAAATGGTATTTTGAAACAGGAGTTCTATCTTGGAGCAAGCTTTATGACCGTTGCTGATGCGAAAAAGAAAGCTACTTGGACCATTGGTGTTTACAATAATTAAAGAAGGCACTGGAGCCTTGATCTGATGACACCAGAAGAGGCTCACAACCACCAAGGACTGATCAAGCGAAAATGGAAGAACTATCGAAAAGACAAACAGTTAAAATCTGCCCCTTATAAACGT
This sequence is a window from Persicobacter psychrovividus. Protein-coding genes within it:
- a CDS encoding Gfo/Idh/MocA family oxidoreductase, which codes for MEDRRSFLKKAGIVGSAFVLGLNPLMSTGKNSMVKIAIVGTGSRGKFLLNFLLSIQKENPFEITALCDNYTPNLTSGLKQCTEQGVDPATYSDFRKMIAEHELDGVVITTPLHTHAEIAVYAMKAGIHVMCEKAMARTLEDTKQMLDVQQATGKILLIGHQRTFNPKYIQAMAQIHAGKLGTIGQIKAYWHRNNDWRRKVPEGKPELEKQINWRLYREFSAGLFTELMTHQLQVANWALQASPVSVRASGSIRFWKDGREVEDNIAVIFSYADGTQFIYDSMTSNSLIGVEEQIMGSKGMMELESNRVFWEASEKKEHPSAIAQLSAQIKKGKAEPVMAGGSSWKLEEAAVKADLPILENASDDDGSALLMAGFIKFLQGEKFPLWLTYSAYEASAWTLLAEEAMLSGKTLSMPEKYQL
- a CDS encoding GH92 family glycosyl hydrolase → MYLFKNYPYRFFPLCFLLILSTSIKAEGRQNPLDLVNPLMGTQSDFQLSNGNTYPAVATPWGMNFWTPQTGKNGDGWAYNYTSKTIRGIKQTHQPSPWINDYGAFSLMPVSGKMIFNEEERASWFSHKAEIVRPDYYSVYLADHDVRVELTPTERGAQFRMKYPEGADNYLVIDAYQGGSYIKYLPQKKQLIGYAKNNHGGVPDNFKNYFVIQLNEEVEYVKTWKNDKITPHDELEGDHVGAVIKFKNKGGHKRVQVASSFISYEQAYLNLEREIGEDTFEQTRQKAQNKWEKELGRIQVEGGTLEEQKTFYSTLYRLLLFPRKFYELNEQQEVVHYSPYNGKVLPGYMFTDNGFWDTFRAVFPFFTIMYPEMDAQIMEGLANAYKESGWLPEWASPGHRNCMIGSNSASLITDAYVKGIRVDAIETLFEAVVKNTTGHGPVKSVGRYGADYYNELGYVPYDVGVKENTARTLEYAYADYCISVLADSLGKSKKVKQLFQSRAQHYRYVFDPETKWMRGRNKDGNFQSPFNPLKWGDAFTEGNSLHYTWSVFHDINGLIDLMGGEKAFIKKLDEVFDMPPHYDASYYGFPIHEIREMQIADMGNYAHGNQPIQHMLYLYNYASKPWETQQKVRQVMKKLYQPTPDGYCGDEDNGQTSAWYVFSAMGFYPVCPGTTQYVVGSPLFDKVTLYLENGNTFEIEAKNNAENHPFIQQARLNGKTYEHHFIEHADIQNGGKLEFLMSDQPNYQRGLKPEDKPFSVSGPKNEHL
- a CDS encoding T9SS type A sorting domain-containing protein, whose amino-acid sequence is MMMGYQGWFLCEGDGSSPNEWRHWSHRLEKPNGGNLYVDMWPDMSEYTTTYSTNLTLGGENAKVFSSHDYSTTKLHFEWMRDYNVNGVYLQRFLSEVKDGRFFNVRNDILSNVIQASKETNRKFALMYDITDCDNADIYERMVADWNHVKNNYNPFGQSSYAKQENKPVIAIWGFGFDDGHHEFTNQKIADLIDFFKAEGCYVVGGVHGDWLTGQGIASNHDDWGWVYEKLNMITPWSVGSYGSNRDVDVWQAKIIADQNWCHANNRNIEYMPVIWPGFSWSNRYPGKKLNQIPRHGGDFYWHQAYKAIEANVDFLYTAMFDELDEATAMFKMVSTKEQLPDEAENILITLNQDNEEIFYPSDWYLQLADQVQLMLDGSTGLKSTIPISPNVSSPFLSDCDQLGNWTSSGQLKINTNDKKQGSASLEFSGSATDEFRQAFNTGYSSGIQANNAQLRFWYYVNDVDQLLSDGQIEIGSARKADQNEYSWSFSNLSLKNGWNDIRLDISDASTTNGSADLNNINWFRIYANKKGNIISRIDAIQIVNKNSQASVLDPCDVISGWETSPNSIMHINAVDQREGQGCLQFDGVGTNEFSKAWSNPVNAAVTVQTGYLKFWYYINDVSKITGDNQIEIGSAGKADTKEFHWHLTDLNLINGWNKVILPLATAKVTNGEPDLTNINWFRIYTQKSGVVKTIIDHIRFDSNPSADNFRRLAPTNESDIKVYPNPVTDNHIAIEIPFNNKEEHAYVRIFDINGNEVFHQVLSDDFIGVVDIGHLSRPSIYFLIVEYGGKTFNRRILMR
- the pafA gene encoding alkaline phosphatase PafA, with translation MKQWMIIFLIALLHPISGHCQTKLKRPKLVIGIVVDQMRYDYLTRFYDHYQDEGGFKYLINNGINFTDMHYNYAPTTTGPGHATIWSGASPAFSGIANNHFYLREEGRKVYCVNDEQVNTIGQNNGSGKKSPHRMLVSNLGDELKLSNNHQSKVISVSLKDRSAILPAGYMADGAYWYDGGTGNFVSSSFYMDELPKWVKDYNRLKRSDELLKQPWELLLPSSAYSVSLSDDNPYEGTFYEEQKPTFPHDLPTISKKMRKDGRSAYYMLMHTPHGNTLVSEMAKQAIISEQMGKHDFTDLLAISYSSTDKIGHQFAPASMEIQDTYLRLDRELGGLLKFVDQEVGMQDVLIFLTADHAGAQNAMYMVDKKFHNAKYVQTGEMVSHLQQKLTAKYGEGKWVLDMEGEQIYLNRKLINEKGLELNAVQNYASQLILTQPSVQDAVSLNSLQSSSYENHYKELLANGAHPTRSGDVFIIFHTGVILGKGKTGTSHSMTYNYDTHVPLLMMGFGLPKGVEISDKTRITQIAPTISNKMKISAPSCAFSPVLPIHQLKETLTP
- a CDS encoding metallophosphoesterase family protein — protein: MKHHFLCYPILLLTLLACSKSEISRAVSTDRTALQTTIMEAHELLDNATEGTKEGYYEIGAKADLEEVVQSSEAVMSDVIAEQQAIDASTETLKKAVEVFKSRKIPEGTTPSNGKVRFVLQGDTQKIVNQAPDNYLKTMDAVLKDSKLGDVVCYLQMGDLTEDGQESNWKIVQQGWNKFDDFAPYVLNVGNNDLMNGGESKFNQYFPLSKFEKWDSFVSNYDQHTNVAHQFSAGGVKWLIISVRFERSNAVKQWTENLIKENPDKNVILIRHDANADGSDAVMSRKYDNVVLVCCGHTESSHQLQQHNSGSSLGWVKVCHHNKDRDDYFCILDIDVDAGEMSMRYYSPLKESYGDHLTHEVTGHYGKPVKWKGFEFVGKAN
- a CDS encoding IS3 family transposase; translation: MRVAKPTVPLKAITAQVGLSRDAYYKHQKRTDKKVVINQKVMDMVNEFRKKYARQGTEKMYLTLKPKLVEQQIKMGRCKLHELLKANDALVRWRRSGARTTNSNHRYDLFPNLLSDKANTPTGPNQVIQSDITYVPCHGGDFAYLSLVTDAWSKKILGWNLSKSLNASGAISALKMAIRASDGKLEGAIHHSDRGVQYCCNKYRSILKDNGLKVSLTEKYDPYENALAERVNNTIKNEYLKAYYFQFSVAARDVKNAIDDYNNHRMHRGLGFLSPCHAHEYGIKLERPSYEKILIIRASISPSS